CTTCCGATCGTTCGTTTTTGGGGCAAGCGAAAGGAACCGATCATCTCGGTGTCATCATCTACGTCTTCTTCAGCGGGCTTGTCCTCTAGGAGCGGAGCCGTCGCTGCTGCGGCTTCTTCCTGTGCTTGCAACCAATCAGGGGGCAAGACATCTGCTTGCTCGGAGCTAGGACAAGACACTCCCTCTGGGTGTGCGAAATAAGGTTCAAAGGAGATTCCTGCGATCAGGCGCAAAGGCGATGCACAGGCTGGACAGCGTACCTGATCCTGTCGTGCTGCCATTCGCCAAAACGGTATGCGATTGTAGGTCTCCGGTTGCAACAGGATGGGTTTGTTGTCGAGAAAGGCATGTTTCATCAGGACACCTCAGGTTGATAGTAAGGATGAAAGAAGAAGTGCCCCCTGGCCGCAGGGGACACTTGCCAACTTGTTGTGTCGTTAGGATTGTGCGTGTAATAGCACCGTGTCTTCGGGAAGGGAGGCAGGATCATCTTCACCTACGTAGGAAATGCCTACCCGGGTAATGCGGTGATTTTCCAGCTCGCTGATGGTGAACAGATAGCCTTGGAACATGACGGCTTTTCCGTGCCCCACTTCCTCATTCAATTGGCTGTAGAGCCAGCCGGCGATCGTGTCGACCTCGTCAGACACCACTTCAATCGTAATGTAGTCATTCAGCTCTGTCAAAAGCGTTTTTCCGGAAACGGACAACGCATTGCCCGCGCTTTCCTCGATTTCAGGTCGTTCGTGTTCATCAAATTCGTCTTGGATGTCGCCCACGATTTCTTCGAGGATGTCTTCCATTGTCAAAATGCCAGCCGTCCCTCCATATTCATCGATGACGATGGCAAGTTGGGAACGTCGCTTCTGCATCAGCCGCAGTACATGGCTGATTTCCATGGACTCCGGCACGGTCAGCAGCGGGCGTAGAAAATCTTTTAGTTCTGCTTTGCCAGTAGTCAATGCGGAGAGGTAAAAGTCTGAGGTATGGACAAATCCGATCAACCGGTCTTTATCCTCATGCGCGACTGGAAAGCGTGAGTGGCGCGAATCTCTCATGATTTCCAAATTTTCATCGAATGTATTGTCGTCGTATAGACAGATCATCTCAATGCGGGGAATCATGATTTCCCGGGCAAGTCGTTCTGAAAACACAAAGACGTTGTCGACGAGCGCCAGCTCCGTCTGATCGATGTGGCCACTCTTGTGGCTCTGGGTGACGAGCAGGCGAATTTCTTCTTCCGTGTGAGCGGATTCGTTTTCAGAGGCAGGCTCGATGCCCAAGCGTCGCATGAACAGATTGGCAGCTCCGTTCAACAGCCAAATCAACGGGTAGCTGATCTTGTAGAAAAACATCAGCGGACCTGCAGTCCACAGAGAGGTCGCTTCTGCTTTTTGAATGGCCAACGATTTGGGTGCCAACTCTCCCAAGACAATATGGAGAAACGTGATGATCGCAAAAGCGATAGCCAGCGAAATCGGGCTTTCCAAATATTGAGGTAAATGAAAAAATGCCATCATGGGTTCGACATAATGGGCGATTGCAGGTTCACCAACCCAACCTAAGCCGAGCGATGCCAGCGTAATTCCGAGCTGGCAGGCAGACAGATAGGCGTCCAGTTGCTGGGTGACCTTTTGCGCGTAACGGGCACTCTTGTGATTGCCCTCGCTTACGAGCTGGGTCAAGCGGGTTTGGCGGACTTTTACTAACGAGAATTCTGCTGCGACGAAGAAACCGTTTAGAAAGACCAAAAACAGCACAAGCAGCAGATTCAGCGTAAGCTCCCCTATCGGACTCTCCAAGCATACCTCCAGCCTCCCGCTGTGCGAAAGGAGGAGAATTCACCTCCGTCTGATTGAGAATGGTAATTCCAATGTACGATGAAAGCCACGTAAACATTCGTATCTTCCTTGTTATTGGATAGTATACCAATAGGTCAACCGAACAGTCAAAACGTTCCGACCTGCTAGAGCGCATTCAGAAAGCGGTTGGACATACCCGATTCATCTGTGTCATACACATAAACGAGCAACTGTCCAAAGGGAGGGGAGGGGCATGTACTGGTTGACAAAAACGGTCGCGATACTGGCTGGTAGCATTCTGGTGGCAGGAGGCGTCAATCTGTTTTTGGTGCCCCATCGCTTGATGGACGGAGGCATGATCGGCCTCGGCCTACTCGCGACTTACTACATGAAATTGCCGCCCGGGCTCGTGATGATTTTCGTCAGTATTCCTGTCTACATCGTTGTGTTTTTTCTTGATCGTCGGCTCTTTTTCCACAGCTTTCACGGGATGCTCATCTCATCCTTTTTCATTGATACATTGTCCGTACTGCGCGGTTGGAACCATTGGACGATAGCGAGTTCTTCTATAACAGGAGGCGTCTTGATCGGAATGGGCATCGGCTTGATGCTTGCCTACGAAACCAATACGGGAGGGACTGATCTGCTTGCCCAATTCCTCGCGAGGAGATTCCGCATGCGCGTCGCTGTGCTCATCCTTTTCATCGACGGATTGATCGTCGCTTGCTCGCTGCAGACCATCGGTGTAGAGAGAACCGTTTTTTCGCTGCTTACTATCATTGCTGTCGCGGCTACCACTCACATGTTCAGTGGGCTGGGGAAGAGGCGACCGCCCTACACCATTTTAGGTCGGCTGGGCTCCTTTCGTGCGAGTGAGCGCGCCGCGTTCAGTCCCATCAGAGCGTCGAACAGACCTATCACAAAATCGATCTTCATGGGCGCAACAAGAAAGGGGGAAGGGAAGGGGGAATTTATGGAGAAAATAAATAGGAAAAGGATGAAATGAGGGACCTGTCTTGTCTGCTAATACTCCTGAAATGATTACGGAACGGGTCGGTTATTTTCCCGGTCACGTGAATATTGGACTCGTGATCGGAAGCAGCGGTGCCATTTTGATCGACTCCGGTTTAGATACCCAAACAGCGAAAAAGTTGAAAAAAGGACTGGACGCCATCGCCCAGCCCTTGTGTGCCATTATTCAAACACACGCTCATGCCGACCACTTCGGTGGCAACGCCTACCTGCTCGGATGCTGGCCGGAAACTCAGGTGTACGCGCCACCTTTAGAAGAAGCAATTATCCGTTATCCGATTCTCGAACCGATCTACCTGAATATGGGTGCAGAACCTCTCTCAGATTTGCGAAACAAGTTTTTGCTAGCCCAAGCTTCTCGGGTGGACCATCTCCTTCCACTGGAGGGTGAAATCGAGATCGATGGCGTACCATTCTCCATCCTTTCTCTGCCGGGACACAGCTGGCAACAGGTAGGCGTCGTGTGTGACGACATCTGCTTTGCGGCCGACAGTTATTTAGGGGAAGAAATATTGGATAAGCACAAATTGCCGTTTCTCGTGGATGCTCATGAGACGATCGCAAGTCTGGAAAAACTACTGGCGTCCAGCTACAAAGGCTATATACCTGGACACGGGCCGTACACCACCTCCTCTCAAGGTGCTGTGACCAAAAACATCGAGCTTCATCACAAAATTTATGCGGTGATCGAGGACTTATTACAGGAAGAAAATACGTTGGAAGAGGCATTAGCTCGCCTATGTGAGCGCTTGCACATTTCCATAGAGAACGCCTCTAGCTTTGTACTATTTCGGACAGCGTTCATGGGATATCTCATCGGCTTGCACAAACAGGAGAGAGTTGGTTATCGTTTTATTCAAAACAGGTGGTTGTGGAAGAAAAATGAGATCGTTGTTCAGGACGGAGCAGAGGGTGCTGAGAGGTAGTCTGCGATTTCAGCCAGCTTGTGCTCGGCTGCTTCACGGACGGCTTTAGGAATGAAAAAGACTTCTTCGGAAGCAGCACTTATGTAAAACTTTGCTTCCAGATAGGGATGCCCCAGCTTGACAGTGAGCTCACCTTTTCCTGTCGTCGTGTGAGTATAGTTCGTAGGAATTCGTAAAAAGTAGGTACTGCTGC
This is a stretch of genomic DNA from Brevibacillus choshinensis. It encodes these proteins:
- a CDS encoding YitT family protein; this translates as MYWLTKTVAILAGSILVAGGVNLFLVPHRLMDGGMIGLGLLATYYMKLPPGLVMIFVSIPVYIVVFFLDRRLFFHSFHGMLISSFFIDTLSVLRGWNHWTIASSSITGGVLIGMGIGLMLAYETNTGGTDLLAQFLARRFRMRVAVLILFIDGLIVACSLQTIGVERTVFSLLTIIAVAATTHMFSGLGKRRPPYTILGRLGSFRASERAAFSPIRASNRPITKSIFMGATRKGEGKGEFMEKINRKRMK
- a CDS encoding MBL fold metallo-hydrolase — its product is MITERVGYFPGHVNIGLVIGSSGAILIDSGLDTQTAKKLKKGLDAIAQPLCAIIQTHAHADHFGGNAYLLGCWPETQVYAPPLEEAIIRYPILEPIYLNMGAEPLSDLRNKFLLAQASRVDHLLPLEGEIEIDGVPFSILSLPGHSWQQVGVVCDDICFAADSYLGEEILDKHKLPFLVDAHETIASLEKLLASSYKGYIPGHGPYTTSSQGAVTKNIELHHKIYAVIEDLLQEENTLEEALARLCERLHISIENASSFVLFRTAFMGYLIGLHKQERVGYRFIQNRWLWKKNEIVVQDGAEGAER
- a CDS encoding hemolysin family protein; translation: MESPIGELTLNLLLVLFLVFLNGFFVAAEFSLVKVRQTRLTQLVSEGNHKSARYAQKVTQQLDAYLSACQLGITLASLGLGWVGEPAIAHYVEPMMAFFHLPQYLESPISLAIAFAIITFLHIVLGELAPKSLAIQKAEATSLWTAGPLMFFYKISYPLIWLLNGAANLFMRRLGIEPASENESAHTEEEIRLLVTQSHKSGHIDQTELALVDNVFVFSERLAREIMIPRIEMICLYDDNTFDENLEIMRDSRHSRFPVAHEDKDRLIGFVHTSDFYLSALTTGKAELKDFLRPLLTVPESMEISHVLRLMQKRRSQLAIVIDEYGGTAGILTMEDILEEIVGDIQDEFDEHERPEIEESAGNALSVSGKTLLTELNDYITIEVVSDEVDTIAGWLYSQLNEEVGHGKAVMFQGYLFTISELENHRITRVGISYVGEDDPASLPEDTVLLHAQS